Proteins co-encoded in one Setaria viridis chromosome 9, Setaria_viridis_v4.0, whole genome shotgun sequence genomic window:
- the LOC117837770 gene encoding nuclear pore complex protein NUP133 isoform X1: MFSPAIRKPHLLHRRDREEASPSPPPAAPTHSPSPRGFAIPDRPATGTPAPWTSSSLLARISASKRTEKAGDSDQIQPVHVAEFPQVVRNAQAGLLQKNFSGKNMFAGGIDKETSLAWMICGNELFIWNYSASVAKDCLVLDVPSSLIGYKDVKPLPGIQWTVCIMRWHSSGASTRNSGEILYRKSSTGVILCNKRTQAVAYWPDIYAEFNRSLVLSSPFDELSASDGASDRFRFNSIIAAAVPGGTHECIAIASEPTGALWLFKCSPEGIRQEKVLRDTLGDGGADHSQKSNGGRSLAWLPSNVSSEGSDRKFFLLTNNEVQCWSVSLLHDINIKKLGSQEIVGTDGDASIKKDIAGQKNIWLLDMQIDEHGKEFSILVATFCKDRVSGSNYTQYSLLTMLYKPNQKFSSEDNVVKVERFLEKKAPSQVIIPKARVEDEEFLFSMRLRTGGKPSGSVIILSGDGTATVAIYWRGSTRLYQFDLPWDSGKVLDASVIPSPEDGDEGAWVVLTEKAGVWAIPEKAVLVGGVEPPERSLSRKGSCNEAVAEEKRRTQVFSASVAPRRVSSEAWSAGERQRPPLTGIAQQAVVDEESEMLLSRLFHDFIISGAVNEALQKLRDAGAFDKEGEMNIFVRMSKSIVNTLAKHWTTTREAEFLASTIVSSLVEKQQKHEKFLQFLVLSKCHEELASKQRAAMLTIMEHGEKLSGMIQLRELHNALIQQRSSTHLSPQLKTQATGALWNLIQLVGEKARRNTVLLMDRDNAEVFYSRVSDIEDLFYCLSHQLQYIISREEHPSVQMQRALELANACSTLVHAALHYRKEHKEWYPSPEGLITWNSHLVVRSGIWSLASFVMELLGEFGAADMTMKSNLWSQLEGLTDILLEAYIGLLTAKFERGDEHGVLVQEYCERRDELLGSLYNLAKQIVEAKYQQESRDGKDNLDLKESIFREVISPILATAKRHEGYQTLWQICSDLNDSVLLRSLMHDSVGPHGGFSFFVFKELVNSRQYSKLLRLGEEFQEELASFLKDRNDLLWLHEICLNQFSSASETLHTYALRGSPDEDASVTTSRKPLSFAERRRLLYLSKIAATAGKDIDYEAKVARIEADMWILKLQEEIVQHDPEYAQVKYTTTLLDPSELIEMCLKRDQELSLKAFEVFASTSSSFRSSNRGLLEACWTNATNQDDWLKLSQASTSEGWSDEVIQESLQGTVLFKASRLCYSPDSVVYDGTFEDVLPVKKEDVHLRGLESKCLSVEEVLMQHKDFPDAGKLMMTAVIMGKEVSYTAAEPVEMES; this comes from the exons ATGTTCTCGCCGGCGATCAGGAAGCCACACCTCCTCCACCGCAGGGACAGGGAGGAGGCGTCCCCTTCACCTCCACCTGCTGCTCCTACCCACTCCCCGTCGCCTCGCGGATTCGCCATCCCCGACCGCCCCGCTACCGGAACCCCGGCCCCTTGgacctcctcctctctcctcgcTAG AATTTCGGCATCGAAACGAACTGAAAAGGCGGGTGATTCGGACCAGATCCAACCGGTGCACGTAGCAGAGTTTCCCCAAGTCGTTCGGAATGCCCAAGCCGGCCTTCTACAGAAGAATTTCTCTG GCAAGAACATGTTTGCTGGTGGCATTGATAAAGAAACATCCCTTGCGTGGATGATATGTGGAAATGAGCTTTTTATCTGGAACTACTCGGCTTCTGTTGCTAAAGACTGTCTTGTCCTTGACGTTCCATCTTCTCTGATTGGATACAAAGACGTGAAACCCCTCCCCGGTATTCAGTGGACAGTTTGTATAATGAGATGGCATAGTAGCGGTGCATCAACAAGAAACAGTGGAGAGATATTGTATAGAAAAAGTTCTACTGGTGTTATCCTCTGCAACAAAAGAACACAAGCTGTTGCTTATTGGCCTGACATCTATGCTGAATTTAATAGGAGTCTTGTCCTTAGTTCACCGTTTGATGAGCTGTCTGCAAGTGATGGTGCATCTGATCGTTTCAGGTTTAATTCGATTATTGCAGCTGCAGTTCCAGGAGGCACTCACGAGTGTATTGCAATAGCTTCTGAGCCTACAGGTGCTTTGTGGTTGTTCAAGTGTTCACCAGAAGGAATTCGTCAAGAAAAAGTCCTCAGAGATACATTAGGAGATGGTGGTGCGGATCATTCTCAGAAAAGTAATGGTGGAAGGTCATTGGCTTGGCTGCCAAGTAATGTATCATCGGAGGGTTCTGATCGGAAGTTCTTTTTGTTGACAAACAATGAGGTGCAATGTTGGAGTGTCTCACTCTTGCATGACATCAATATAAAAAAATTAGGGTCTCAGGAAATTGTTGGTACTGATGGCGATGCGAGCATAAAGAAAGATATAGCTGGGCAAAAAAATATATGGCTTTTGGACATGCAGATAGATGAGCATGGGAAGGAATTTAGCATTCTTGTTGCTACATTTTGCAAAGATAGGGTTAGTGGGTCGAACTACACTCAGTATTCTCTTCTGACGATGCTGTACAAACCTAACCAGAAGTTTTCATCTGAAGATAATGTAGTTAAAGTTGAAAGGTTTTTGGAGAAAAAAGCTCCCTCTCAGGTGATTATTCCTAAGGCTAGAGTAGAGGATGAAGAATTCTTGTTCTCGATGAGGCTAAGAACTGGTGGTAAGCCTTCTGGTTCTGTAATCATCCTGTCAGGTGATGGAACAGCAACAGTGGCCATATATTGGAGAGGTTCGACCCGACTTTATCAGTTTGATTTGCCTTGGGATTCTGGAAAGGTCCTGGATGCTTCCGTTATCCCATCACCTGAGGATGGAGATGAAGGTGCTTGGGTTGTCCTGACAGAAAAGGCAGGAGTCTGGGCGATTCCTGAAAAAGCTGTATTAGTTGGTGGAGTTGAACCACCAGAGCGCAGCTTGTCACGAAAAGGTAGTTGTAATGAAGCAGTTGCTGAGGAGAAAAGAAGAACTCAAGTCTTCAGTGCCAGTGTTGCTCCCAGGAGAGTTAGCTCTGAGGCTTGGAGTGCTGGAGAGAGGCAAAGGCCTCCTTTAACTGGAATAGCTCAGCAGGCTGTGGTTGATGAAGAGTCAGAAATGCTACTGAGTCGGTTATTTCATGATTTTATAATCTCTGGTGCAGTTAATGAGGCACTTCAAAAGCTTAGAGATGCAGGAGCGTTTGACAAAGAGGGTGAGATGAATATATTTGTTAGGATGAGCAAATCAATTGTAAACACATTAGCTAAACACTGGACAACAACCAGAGAAGCTGAATTTCTTGCCTCAACAATTGTTTCATCCCTTGTTGAGAAGCAGCAAAAACATGAGAAATTCCTCCAGTTTCTTGTCTTGTCAAAGTGCCATGAAGAACTCGCTTCAAAGCAAA GAGCTGCAATGCTAACTATCATGGAGCATGGTGAAAAGCTTTCTGGAATGATTCAGCTTAGGGAATTACATAACGCTCTCATCCAGCAGCGCTCAAGTACTCATTTATCACCTCAGTTAAAAACCCAAGCCACTGGTGCCCTTTGGAACCTTATTCAGTTGGTTGGTGAGAAAGCTCGAAGAAACACAGTTCTCTTAATGGATCGCGATAATGCAGAAGTGTTCTATAGTAGAGTTTCTGATATAGAGGATCTATTTTATTGCTTATCTCATCAGCTTCAATACATCATTAGTAGAGAAGAACACCCTTCTGTTCAGATGCAACGTGCACTTGAGTTAGCAAATGCTTGCAGCACCTTAGTTCATGCTGCATTGCACTACAGGAAGGAGCACAAGGAGTGGTATCCTTCTCCTGAAGGACTGATAACATGGAACAGCCACCTTGTTGTACGGTCTGGAATATGGAGTTTAGCATCATTTGTTATGGAGCTTTTGGGAGAATTTGGAGCTGCAGACATGACAATGAAGTCTAATCTATGGTCTCAGCTGGAGGGACTCACAGATATTCTACTGGAGGCATATATAGGTCTTTTAACTGCCAAATTTGAACGTGGTGATGAACATGGTGTGCTAGTCCAAGAATATTGTGAAAGGAGAGATGAACTTCTCGGGTCACTCTACAACCTTGCTAAACAAATAGTGGAGGCAAAATACCAG CAGGAGTCAAGAGATGGTAAAGACAATTTGGATCTGAAAGAATCTATATTTAGAGAGGTTATTTCTCCAATTTTGGCAACTGCCAAACGGCATGAAGGATACCAAACACTGTGGCAGATTTGCTCTGACCTCAATGATTCAGTTCTCCTCCGTAGTCTAATG CATGATAGTGTAGGGCCGCATGGGGGATTCAGTTTCTTTGTATTTAAAGAGCTAGTCAACAGCAGACAATACTCTAAGCTGTTAAGGCTGGGTGAAGAATTCCAGGAAGAGCTAGCTAGTTTTCTGAAAGACCGGAATGATCTTCTGTGGCTTCATGAGATATGCTTAAACCAGTTCTCATCTGCTTCTGAGACTCTTCATACCTATGCTCTGCGTGGCAGTCCTGATGAAGATGCTAGTGTCACAACCAGCAGAAAGCCACTGTCCTTTGCTGAAAGAAGACGTCTTCTTTATCTCTCTAAAATTGCTGCAACAGCAG GTAAGGATATTGACTATGAAGCGAAGGTTGCACGGATAGAAGCAGACATGTGGATTCTAAAATTGCAG GAAGAAATTGTTCAGCATGATCCAGAATATGCACAAGTCAAATATACAACCACATTGCTTGATCCATCAGAACTGATTGAGATGTGCCTGAAGAGAGACCAAGAGCTCTCCCTTAAAGCCTTTGAAGTATTTGCTTCGACAAGCTCATCGTTCCGAAGCTCCAACAGAGGCCTTCTTGAGGCATGCTGGACGAATGCAACCAACCAGGATGATTGGCTGAAGCTTTCGCAGGCATCCACTTCAGAAGGTTGGAGCGACGAAGTCATCCAAGAATCTCTTCAAGGAACTGTCCTTTTCAAAGCTTCCAGGTTGTGTTATAGCCCTGATTCGGTGGTGTATGATGGCACTTTTGAGGATGTGCTGCCTGTGAAGAAAGAGGATGTACATCTGAGAGGTTTGGAGAGCAAATGCTTGTCAGTGGAGGAAGTGCTGATGCAGCACAAGGATTTTCCAGATGCTGGTAAATTGATGATGACTGCAGTGATTATGGGCAAGGAGGTATCTTACACAGCTGCAGAACCTGTGGAGATGGAGTCATGA
- the LOC117837770 gene encoding nuclear pore complex protein NUP133 isoform X2 → MFSPAIRKPHLLHRRDREEASPSPPPAAPTHSPSPRGFAIPDRPATGTPAPWTSSSLLARISASKRTEKAGDSDQIQPVHVAEFPQVVRNAQAGLLQKNFSGKNMFAGGIDKETSLAWMICGNELFIWNYSASVAKDCLVLDVPSSLIGYKDVKPLPGIQWTVCIMRWHSSGASTRNSGEILYRKSSTGVILCNKRTQAVAYWPDIYAEFNRSLVLSSPFDELSASDGASDRFRFNSIIAAAVPGGTHECIAIASEPTGALWLFKCSPEGIRQEKVLRDTLGDGGADHSQKSNGGRSLAWLPSNVSSEGSDRKFFLLTNNEVQCWSVSLLHDINIKKLGSQEIVGTDGDASIKKDIAGQKNIWLLDMQIDEHGKEFSILVATFCKDRVSGSNYTQYSLLTMLYKPNQKFSSEDNVVKVERFLEKKAPSQVIIPKARVEDEEFLFSMRLRTGGKPSGSVIILSGDGTATVAIYWRGSTRLYQFDLPWDSGKVLDASVIPSPEDGDEGAWVVLTEKAGVWAIPEKAVLVGGVEPPERSLSRKGSCNEAVAEEKRRTQVFSASVAPRRVSSEAWSAGERQRPPLTGIAQQAVVDEESEMLLSRLFHDFIISGAVNEALQKLRDAGAFDKEGEMNIFVRMSKSIVNTLAKHWTTTREAEFLASTIVSSLVEKQQKHEKFLQFLVLSKCHEELASKQRAAMLTIMEHGEKLSGMIQLRELHNALIQQRSSTHLSPQLKTQATGALWNLIQLVGEKARRNTVLLMDRDNAEVFYSRVSDIEDLFYCLSHQLQYIISREEHPSVQMQRALELANACSTLVHAALHYRKEHKEWYPSPEGLITWNSHLVVRSGIWSLASFVMELLGEFGAADMTMKSNLWSQLEGLTDILLEAYIGLLTAKFERGDEHGVLVQEYCERRDELLGSLYNLAKQIVEAKYQESRDGKDNLDLKESIFREVISPILATAKRHEGYQTLWQICSDLNDSVLLRSLMHDSVGPHGGFSFFVFKELVNSRQYSKLLRLGEEFQEELASFLKDRNDLLWLHEICLNQFSSASETLHTYALRGSPDEDASVTTSRKPLSFAERRRLLYLSKIAATAGKDIDYEAKVARIEADMWILKLQEEIVQHDPEYAQVKYTTTLLDPSELIEMCLKRDQELSLKAFEVFASTSSSFRSSNRGLLEACWTNATNQDDWLKLSQASTSEGWSDEVIQESLQGTVLFKASRLCYSPDSVVYDGTFEDVLPVKKEDVHLRGLESKCLSVEEVLMQHKDFPDAGKLMMTAVIMGKEVSYTAAEPVEMES, encoded by the exons ATGTTCTCGCCGGCGATCAGGAAGCCACACCTCCTCCACCGCAGGGACAGGGAGGAGGCGTCCCCTTCACCTCCACCTGCTGCTCCTACCCACTCCCCGTCGCCTCGCGGATTCGCCATCCCCGACCGCCCCGCTACCGGAACCCCGGCCCCTTGgacctcctcctctctcctcgcTAG AATTTCGGCATCGAAACGAACTGAAAAGGCGGGTGATTCGGACCAGATCCAACCGGTGCACGTAGCAGAGTTTCCCCAAGTCGTTCGGAATGCCCAAGCCGGCCTTCTACAGAAGAATTTCTCTG GCAAGAACATGTTTGCTGGTGGCATTGATAAAGAAACATCCCTTGCGTGGATGATATGTGGAAATGAGCTTTTTATCTGGAACTACTCGGCTTCTGTTGCTAAAGACTGTCTTGTCCTTGACGTTCCATCTTCTCTGATTGGATACAAAGACGTGAAACCCCTCCCCGGTATTCAGTGGACAGTTTGTATAATGAGATGGCATAGTAGCGGTGCATCAACAAGAAACAGTGGAGAGATATTGTATAGAAAAAGTTCTACTGGTGTTATCCTCTGCAACAAAAGAACACAAGCTGTTGCTTATTGGCCTGACATCTATGCTGAATTTAATAGGAGTCTTGTCCTTAGTTCACCGTTTGATGAGCTGTCTGCAAGTGATGGTGCATCTGATCGTTTCAGGTTTAATTCGATTATTGCAGCTGCAGTTCCAGGAGGCACTCACGAGTGTATTGCAATAGCTTCTGAGCCTACAGGTGCTTTGTGGTTGTTCAAGTGTTCACCAGAAGGAATTCGTCAAGAAAAAGTCCTCAGAGATACATTAGGAGATGGTGGTGCGGATCATTCTCAGAAAAGTAATGGTGGAAGGTCATTGGCTTGGCTGCCAAGTAATGTATCATCGGAGGGTTCTGATCGGAAGTTCTTTTTGTTGACAAACAATGAGGTGCAATGTTGGAGTGTCTCACTCTTGCATGACATCAATATAAAAAAATTAGGGTCTCAGGAAATTGTTGGTACTGATGGCGATGCGAGCATAAAGAAAGATATAGCTGGGCAAAAAAATATATGGCTTTTGGACATGCAGATAGATGAGCATGGGAAGGAATTTAGCATTCTTGTTGCTACATTTTGCAAAGATAGGGTTAGTGGGTCGAACTACACTCAGTATTCTCTTCTGACGATGCTGTACAAACCTAACCAGAAGTTTTCATCTGAAGATAATGTAGTTAAAGTTGAAAGGTTTTTGGAGAAAAAAGCTCCCTCTCAGGTGATTATTCCTAAGGCTAGAGTAGAGGATGAAGAATTCTTGTTCTCGATGAGGCTAAGAACTGGTGGTAAGCCTTCTGGTTCTGTAATCATCCTGTCAGGTGATGGAACAGCAACAGTGGCCATATATTGGAGAGGTTCGACCCGACTTTATCAGTTTGATTTGCCTTGGGATTCTGGAAAGGTCCTGGATGCTTCCGTTATCCCATCACCTGAGGATGGAGATGAAGGTGCTTGGGTTGTCCTGACAGAAAAGGCAGGAGTCTGGGCGATTCCTGAAAAAGCTGTATTAGTTGGTGGAGTTGAACCACCAGAGCGCAGCTTGTCACGAAAAGGTAGTTGTAATGAAGCAGTTGCTGAGGAGAAAAGAAGAACTCAAGTCTTCAGTGCCAGTGTTGCTCCCAGGAGAGTTAGCTCTGAGGCTTGGAGTGCTGGAGAGAGGCAAAGGCCTCCTTTAACTGGAATAGCTCAGCAGGCTGTGGTTGATGAAGAGTCAGAAATGCTACTGAGTCGGTTATTTCATGATTTTATAATCTCTGGTGCAGTTAATGAGGCACTTCAAAAGCTTAGAGATGCAGGAGCGTTTGACAAAGAGGGTGAGATGAATATATTTGTTAGGATGAGCAAATCAATTGTAAACACATTAGCTAAACACTGGACAACAACCAGAGAAGCTGAATTTCTTGCCTCAACAATTGTTTCATCCCTTGTTGAGAAGCAGCAAAAACATGAGAAATTCCTCCAGTTTCTTGTCTTGTCAAAGTGCCATGAAGAACTCGCTTCAAAGCAAA GAGCTGCAATGCTAACTATCATGGAGCATGGTGAAAAGCTTTCTGGAATGATTCAGCTTAGGGAATTACATAACGCTCTCATCCAGCAGCGCTCAAGTACTCATTTATCACCTCAGTTAAAAACCCAAGCCACTGGTGCCCTTTGGAACCTTATTCAGTTGGTTGGTGAGAAAGCTCGAAGAAACACAGTTCTCTTAATGGATCGCGATAATGCAGAAGTGTTCTATAGTAGAGTTTCTGATATAGAGGATCTATTTTATTGCTTATCTCATCAGCTTCAATACATCATTAGTAGAGAAGAACACCCTTCTGTTCAGATGCAACGTGCACTTGAGTTAGCAAATGCTTGCAGCACCTTAGTTCATGCTGCATTGCACTACAGGAAGGAGCACAAGGAGTGGTATCCTTCTCCTGAAGGACTGATAACATGGAACAGCCACCTTGTTGTACGGTCTGGAATATGGAGTTTAGCATCATTTGTTATGGAGCTTTTGGGAGAATTTGGAGCTGCAGACATGACAATGAAGTCTAATCTATGGTCTCAGCTGGAGGGACTCACAGATATTCTACTGGAGGCATATATAGGTCTTTTAACTGCCAAATTTGAACGTGGTGATGAACATGGTGTGCTAGTCCAAGAATATTGTGAAAGGAGAGATGAACTTCTCGGGTCACTCTACAACCTTGCTAAACAAATAGTGGAGGCAAAATACCAG GAGTCAAGAGATGGTAAAGACAATTTGGATCTGAAAGAATCTATATTTAGAGAGGTTATTTCTCCAATTTTGGCAACTGCCAAACGGCATGAAGGATACCAAACACTGTGGCAGATTTGCTCTGACCTCAATGATTCAGTTCTCCTCCGTAGTCTAATG CATGATAGTGTAGGGCCGCATGGGGGATTCAGTTTCTTTGTATTTAAAGAGCTAGTCAACAGCAGACAATACTCTAAGCTGTTAAGGCTGGGTGAAGAATTCCAGGAAGAGCTAGCTAGTTTTCTGAAAGACCGGAATGATCTTCTGTGGCTTCATGAGATATGCTTAAACCAGTTCTCATCTGCTTCTGAGACTCTTCATACCTATGCTCTGCGTGGCAGTCCTGATGAAGATGCTAGTGTCACAACCAGCAGAAAGCCACTGTCCTTTGCTGAAAGAAGACGTCTTCTTTATCTCTCTAAAATTGCTGCAACAGCAG GTAAGGATATTGACTATGAAGCGAAGGTTGCACGGATAGAAGCAGACATGTGGATTCTAAAATTGCAG GAAGAAATTGTTCAGCATGATCCAGAATATGCACAAGTCAAATATACAACCACATTGCTTGATCCATCAGAACTGATTGAGATGTGCCTGAAGAGAGACCAAGAGCTCTCCCTTAAAGCCTTTGAAGTATTTGCTTCGACAAGCTCATCGTTCCGAAGCTCCAACAGAGGCCTTCTTGAGGCATGCTGGACGAATGCAACCAACCAGGATGATTGGCTGAAGCTTTCGCAGGCATCCACTTCAGAAGGTTGGAGCGACGAAGTCATCCAAGAATCTCTTCAAGGAACTGTCCTTTTCAAAGCTTCCAGGTTGTGTTATAGCCCTGATTCGGTGGTGTATGATGGCACTTTTGAGGATGTGCTGCCTGTGAAGAAAGAGGATGTACATCTGAGAGGTTTGGAGAGCAAATGCTTGTCAGTGGAGGAAGTGCTGATGCAGCACAAGGATTTTCCAGATGCTGGTAAATTGATGATGACTGCAGTGATTATGGGCAAGGAGGTATCTTACACAGCTGCAGAACCTGTGGAGATGGAGTCATGA
- the LOC117840146 gene encoding peroxisomal nicotinamide adenine dinucleotide carrier — translation MSSAVVNGLAGAGGGIIAQIITYPLQTVNTRQQTERSAKKRKAGSGANDTSTLFQMLQLIQTEGWGGLYSGLKPSLIGTAASQGIYYYFYQILKNKVEDVAAARGKKGLGDGTVGMLSWLGIAAVAGSINVLLTNPIWVLVTRMQTHTQAERKILESKKDLLLKEISRANSLEVSILKDRLVKLESEKPHPYGTFQAIREVYCESGIRGYWKGLVPTLIMVCNPSIQFMIYETLAKRLQSKRSGKQLPKRNLTAMEVFLLGAIAKLGATVVTYPLLVVKSRLQAKQEIGRNVMSRYTGTIDAIIKMVRYEGLHGFYKGMGTKIVQSVFAASVLFMVKEELVKLAALLVARSRTMLITKPKKR, via the exons ATGTCGAGCGCGGTGGTGAACGggctggccggcgccggcggtggcattATCGCGCAGATCATCACCTACCCTCTCCAAACC GTGAACACCCGGCAGCAGACGGAGAGGTCagcgaagaagaggaaggccgggagcggcgcaAACGACACCTCGACCCTCTTCCAGATGCTCCAG CTTATCCAAACGGAAGGGTGGGGTGGATTGTACAGCGGCCTCAAGCCCTCTCTCATCGGCACTGCTGCATCGCAG GGAATTTATTACTACTTCTACCAGATTCTTAAGAACAAAGTTGAAGATGTGGCAGCTGCTCGTGGTAAGAAGGGCCTTGGGGATGGTACTGTTGGGATGCTCTCTTGGCTTGGTATTGCAGCTGTTGCTGG GTCAATCAATGTTCTTCTTACCAATCCAATATGGGTTCTTGTGACACGTATGCAG ACACATACGCAAGCAGAAAGGAAGATCTTGGAGTCTAAGAAGGACCTTTTACTGAAAGAAATATCTAGGGCTAATTCCTTGGAGGTTTCAATTCTGAAGGATAGGTTGGTTAAACTGGAGTCTGAAAAACCTCATCCATATGGTACATTTCAAGCG ATCCGGGAGGTTTATTGCGAGTCTGGCATAAGGGGATATTGGAAAGGACTTGTTCCAACATTAATCATG GTATGTAACCCATCGATTCAGTTTATGATATATGAAACTTTGGCAAAGCGTCTCCAGTCAAAGCGCTCTGGAAAGCAACTACCTAAAAGGAACCTCACTGCTATGGAG GTGTTCTTGTTGGGTGCAATAGCAAAACTGGGAGCTACTGTTGTCACTTATCCATTGCTAGTCGTCAAG TCTAGGTTGCAAGCAAAACAAGAAATTGGCAGGAATGTGATGTCCAGATACACAG GTACAATAGATGCAATAATAAAGATGGTCCGTTACGAAGGATTGCATGGGTTTTACAAAGGAATGGGTACCAAGATTGTACAAAGTGTCTTTGCCGCCTCAGTTCTCTTTATGGTAAAAGAGGAGTTGGTGAAGTTAGCAGCGCTTTTAGTTGCCAGGAGTAGGACTATGCTTATTACTAAGCCCAAGAAGCGATAG